A window of the Lactuca sativa cultivar Salinas chromosome 5, Lsat_Salinas_v11, whole genome shotgun sequence genome harbors these coding sequences:
- the LOC111899547 gene encoding uncharacterized protein LOC111899547, translated as MGWRGILGFEYGIVQAPLGPDISGPELVAAVANAGAIGILRAPDWECPDYLRELIRKTRSLTDKPFGVGIVLAFPHKENLKIILEEKVAILQLYWGEVTQDIVLEAHEAGVKVVPQIGSFEEAKRAADVGVDAIIVQGHEAGGHVIGHEAIIALVPRVVDLVASRGIPVIAAGGIVDERGYVAALALGAQGVCLGTRFLATEESFAHPIYKRKLVEMNETEYTDVFGRARWPGAPQRVLKTPFFMEWRNLPSHENEANQPVIGHTTIHGMEKEIRQFAGTVPNKTARGDIESMVMYAGEGVGLIHEILPAAQVVNRLVEGAQILIQQNFTS; from the exons ATGGGTTGGAGAGGAATACTGGGTTTTGAGTATGGAATTGTGCAGGCACCTTTAGGACCTGATATTTCTGGTCCGGAGCTTGTCGCCGCTGTTGCTAACGCCGGTGCCATTGGTATTCTCCGAGCTCCTGATTGG GAATGCCCAGATTACTTGAGGGAGCTTATAAGGAAGACAAGAAGTTTGACAGACAAACCATTTGGGGTCGGGATTGTTTTGGCATTCCCTCACAAAGAGAACCTAAAGATTATTCTGGAAGAGAAAGTTGCAATCTTGCAGCTTTACTGGGGCGAAGTCACACAAGATATCGTCCTTGAAGCCCATGAAGCCGGGGTCAAAGTTGTTCCCCAG ATTGGCAGCTTTGAAGAAGCCAAGCGTGCTGCTGATGTAGGTGTTGATGCTATAATTGTTCAAGGACATGAAGCAGGAGGACACGTTATCGGTCAT GAAGCAATAATTGCATTGGTGCCACGTGTAGTGGATCTGGTTGCCTCGAGGGGTATTCCGGTAATTGCTGCTGGTGGAATAGTCGACGAAAGAGGCTATGTTGCTGCTTTAGCACTTGGAGCTCAAGGCGTCTGTTTAGGCACCAG GTTTCTTGCGACTGAAGAAAGCTTTGCTCACCCAATATACAAAAGGAAGCTAGTTGAAATGAATGAAACAGAGTATACGGATGTGTTTGGACGTGCCAGGTGGCCGGGGGCCCCGCAGCGTGTACTTAAAACACCGTTTTTCATGGAATGGAGAAATCTACCGAGTCATGAGAATGAGGCTAATCAACCTGTTATTGGCCATACAACTATACATGGCATG GAGAAAGAGATTAGGCAATTTGCGGGTACAGTTCCAAACAAGACAGCAAGAGGGGATATCGAAAGCATGGTGATGTATGCAGGTGAAGGCGTAGGACTTATACATGAGATTTTACCAGCTGCTCAAGTGGTAAACCGACTTGTTGAGGGCGCTCAGATTTTGATCCAACAAAACTTCACTTCTTAA
- the LOC111899546 gene encoding chaperone protein dnaJ A7A, chloroplastic, giving the protein MAIVPGGSTWVARWGVQPQLMSRASSTSKSFVHLPQFSINTRELASPCSAFCSQGSLHALYNMHSFGKSHHRRGGRLIVRAESDFYSVLGVSKNASKAEIKSAYRKLARSYHPDVNKEPGAEQKFKDISNAYEVLSDDEKRSIYDRYGEAGLKGAGVGTGDFSNPFDLFESLFDGLGGMGGMGGMGGGRNSRNRATQGEDQGYNLVLNFKEAIFGIEKEIEVTRLESCTTCNGSGAKPGTTPSKCNTCGGQGQVISSARTPLGVFQQVMTCSSCNGSGEISTPCNTCNGDGRVRKSKRISLKVPAGVDSGSRLRVRSEGNAGRKGGPAGDLFVMIDVLPDPVLKRDDTNILYTCKITYIDAILGTTKKVPTVDGMVDLKIPAGTQPGTTLVMAKKGVPVLNKSNMRGDQLVRVQVEIPKRLSGEERKLIEELSNLKKGKVPNSSGI; this is encoded by the exons ATGGCAATTGTGCCTGGTGGGAGTACATGGGTGGCTAGGTGGGGAGTTCAACCTCAATTAATGTCCAGAGCCTCTTCAACAAGCAAGTCTTTTGTGCATTTGCCTCA GTTCTCAATTAATACAAGAGAGTTGGCATCACCATGTTCTGCCTTCTGTTCACAAGGTTCTTTGCATGCACTATACAATATGCATTCATTTGGTAAATCTCACCACAGAAGAGGTGGTCGCCTCATTGTTAGAGCTGAAAGT GATTTTTATTCGGTGCTTGGCGTGTCAAAGAATGCTAGCAAAGCAGAAATAAAAAGTG CATATCGGAAGCTTGCAAGGAGTTATCATCCTGATGTAAACAA AGAACCAGGAGCCGAACAAAAATTCAAGGACATCAGCAATGCTTATGAA GTTTTATCAGACGATGAAAAACGTTCCATATATGATAGATATGGGGAAGCTGGGCTTAAAGGCGCTGGTGTTGGCACCGGG GATTTCAGCAACCCCTTTGACCTATTCGAATCATTATTCGACGGGTTAGGCGGGATGGGTGGGATGGGCGGCATGGGTGGCGGCAGAAACTCACGTAACCGCGCCACCCAAGGTGAAGACCAAGGCTACAACCTAGTCCTAAACTTCAAAGAAGCCATATTCGGTATCGAAAAAGAAATCGAAGTAACCCGTCTCGAATCCTGCACCACTTGCAACGGGTCGGGTGCAAAACCCGGAACCACCCCATCAAAATGCAACACATGTGGCGGTCAAGGCCAAGTCATCTCTTCCGCCCGGACCCCACTCGGTGTCTTCCAACAAGTCATGACATGTTCTTCCTGCAACGGCTCCGGTGAAATCTCCACCCCGTGTAACACATGTAATGGTGATGGACGCGTGAGAAAATCCAAACGGATCAGCCTGAAAGTTCCCGCCGGAGTAGATTCCGGCAGCCGGTTGAGAGTCCGGTCGGAGGGGAACGCCGGAAGGAAAGGCGGGCCTGCCGGAGATCTGTTTGTGATGATTGATGTGCTTCCGGATCCGGTGTTGAAACGGGATGATACAAATATACTTTATACGTGTAAGATTACGTATATTGATGCGATATTGGGGACCACGAAGAAGGTGCCGACAGTTGATGGGATGGTGGATTTGAAGATTCCGGCGGGGACTCAGCCGGGGACCACGTTGGTTATGGCGAAAAAAGGGGTACCGGTTTTGAATAAGAGTAATATGAGAGGGGATCAGTTGGTGAGGGTACAAGTGGAAATTCCGAAACGGTTGAGTGGGGAAGAGAGGAAGTTGATTGAAGAGTTGTCGAATCTTAAGAAGGGTAAAGTTCCCAATAGCAGtggtatataa